The following proteins come from a genomic window of Sorghum bicolor cultivar BTx623 chromosome 3, Sorghum_bicolor_NCBIv3, whole genome shotgun sequence:
- the LOC8075100 gene encoding uncharacterized protein LOC8075100 — protein MASNFVPDAWAWITSLPPFTQWRTSAMSLCICATPSASAQPSMNLSVVKTPSIPQPSYVTFSIFANYSVPVSLWTSKPVHLKTKTQQTLDEQDMIQVFVDIVNSVMRYCPDKKLSFRFPGAQPHANFKDVFNIVFLSLAFLVCIYEAPRDLRPGCLDSLRTQLTGSKCRDAAKNLVKMLGANLEDQWMQTMNLAVTNWIVELRSANQSSGVYSPLFSYALSASGLWKVQLYCPVIAMGMEEPAEATQDERLLFSLIYQQVECVIQLAYRTARRDNWIDVEVKVDNIRCDVDSLVSETLMAERGYGSEEKHFPSRVMLQITPMQQSDVLSVSVGKSNDNPTHEFGIEKGFEGSFDPPNSFGLKASVTESLTLAMKPWKFEQSVHGNTATLNWFLHDGINGREVYSSKPSKLSLLQPRAWFRDRYSNAYRPFTKQGGVIFARDEYGDSVWWKICGATLGKTMNWEIRGWIWLTYWPNKQRTFHSETRWLEFRECLQLPLTKFP, from the exons ATGGCCTCCAACTTTGTGCCTGATGCCTGGGCTTGGATCACCAGCCTGCCCCCATTCACCCAGTGGCGCACCAGCGCCATGTCCCTTTGCATTTGCGCCACACCATCAGCATCAGCACAGCCATCGATGAACCTCTCGGTTGTGAAAACCCCTTCCATCCCCCAGCCTTCCTATGTTACCTTCTCCATATTTGCAAACTACAGTGTGCCAGTTTCCCTGTGGACGTCAAAACCAGTCCACCTGAAAACAAAGACACAGCAAACTCTAGACGAACAAGATATGATACAGGTGTTCGTCGACATTGTCAACTCAGTGATGAGGTATTGTCCAGACAAGAAATTGTCATTTCGGTTCCCTGGGGCACAGCCTCATGCCAACTTCAAGGACGTGTTCAACATAGTTTTCTTGTCCCTGGCCTTCCTGGTGTGCATCTACGAGGCTCCTCGTGATCTCCGTCCTGGATGCTTGGATTCACTGAGAACCCAGCTTACTGGTTCAAAGTGCAGAGATGCCGCAAAGAACCTTGTAAAGATGCTTGGGGCAAACCTTGAGGACCAGTGGATGCAGACAATGAATCTCGCAGTAACTAATTGGATCGTTGAGCTGAGATCCGCAAACCAGTCTTCTGGGGTGTACTCGCCACTGTTCTCATATGCCCTTTCAGCAAGCGGGCTCTGGAAGGTGCAGCTGTACTGCCCAGTCATAGCCATGGGCATGGAGGAACCTGCAGAAGCAACACAGGATGAGCGTCTTCTCTTCTCACTCATTTATCAGCAGGTTGAATGTGTGATTCAGCTAGCTTATAGAACAGCAAGAAGGGATAACTGGATTGATGTCGAGGTGAAGGTAGACAACATAAG GTGTGATGTGGACTCTTTGGTCTCTGAGACCCTCATGGCAGAACGAGGATATGGCTCTGAAGAGAAGCACTTCCCATCCCGTGTCATGCTGCAAATCACACCTATGCAACAATCTGATGTGCTGTCTGTTTCTGTCGGCAAGTCCAACGACAACCCCACACATGAATTTGGCATTGAGAAGGGCTTTGAGGGTTCCTTTGACCCCCCAAACTCATTTGGTCTGAAGGCATCAGTCACTGAAAGCCTTACTCTGGCCATGAAGCCCTGGAAATTTGAGCAGTCTGTGCATGGCAACACTGCAACCTTGAACTGGTTTCTTCATGATGGTATCAATGGAAGGGAGGTTTATTCTTCAAAACCTTCAAAGCTTTCTCTGCTTCAACCAAGGGCCTGGTTCCGTGACAGGTACTCAAATGCATACCGCCCGTTCACAAAGCAGGGGGGTGTCATTTTTGCACGTGATGAGTATGGAGATAGTGTCTGGTGGAAGATCTGTGGTGCAACACTAGGAAAGACTATGAACTGGGAAATCCGAGGCTGGATTTGGCTAACATACTGGCCTAACAAACAAAGGACCTTCCACAGTGAAACAAGGTGGCTTGAATTTAGAGAATGCCTGCAGCTTCCCCTTACTAAGTTTCCATAA
- the LOC8075101 gene encoding dehydration-responsive element-binding protein 2A isoform X1, producing the protein MELGDATAGQGAQGDAASGALVRKKRMRRKSTGPDSIAETIKWWKEQNQKLQDESGSRKAPAKGSKKGCMTGKGGPENVNCVYRGVRQRTWGKWVAEIREPNRGRRLWLGSFPTAVEAAHAYDEAAKAMYGPKARVNFSDNSADANSGCTSALSLLASSVPVATLQRSDEKVETEVESVETEVHEVKTEGNDDLGSVHVACKTVDVIQSEKSVLHKAGEVSYDYFNVEEVVEMIIIELNADKKIEAHEEYHDGDDGFSLFAY; encoded by the exons ATGGAGCTGGGAGACGCCACCGCCGGCCAGGGAGCGCAAGGGGACGCCGCCTCCGGGGCCCTTGTCAG GAAGAAGAGGATGAGGAGGAAGAGCACTGGCCCTGACTCCATTGCCGAGACGATCAAGTGGTGGAAGGAGCAGAACCAGAAGCTCCAGGATGAGAGCGGTTCCAGGAAGGCGCCGGCCAAGGGTTCCAAGAAAGGGTGCATGACGGGCAAAGGAGGGCCTGAGAACGTCAACTGCGTGTACCGCGGTGTGAGGCAGCGGACGTGGGGCAAGTGGGTGGCGGAGATCCGCGAGCCCAACCGTGGCCGGAGGCTATGGCTGGGCTCCTTCCCTACTGCCGTGGAAGCTGCCCATGCATACGATGAGGCGGCAAAGGCCATGTATGGCCCCAAGGCACGTGTCAACTTCTCGGATAACTCTGCTGACGCCAACTCTGGCTGCACGTCGGCGCTTTCGTTGCTGGCATCTAGTGTACCGGTTGCCACGTTGCAACGGTCTGATGAGAAAGTGGAGACTGAGGTGGAATCTGTGGAGACTGAGGTCCATGAGGTGAAAACTGAAGGGAATGATGACTTGGGAAGTGTCCACGTTGCCTGCAAGACCGTGGACGTCATTCAATCTGAGAAGAGTGTGTTACACAAAGCAGGGGAAGTAAGTTATGATTACTTCAACGTTGAAGAGGTGGTTGAGATGATAATTATAGAATTGAATGCTGATAAAAAAATTGAAGCACATGAAGAATACCATGATGGAGATGACGGGTTTAGCCTTTTTGCATATTAG
- the LOC8075101 gene encoding dehydration-responsive element-binding protein 2A isoform X2, which yields MRRKSTGPDSIAETIKWWKEQNQKLQDESGSRKAPAKGSKKGCMTGKGGPENVNCVYRGVRQRTWGKWVAEIREPNRGRRLWLGSFPTAVEAAHAYDEAAKAMYGPKARVNFSDNSADANSGCTSALSLLASSVPVATLQRSDEKVETEVESVETEVHEVKTEGNDDLGSVHVACKTVDVIQSEKSVLHKAGEVSYDYFNVEEVVEMIIIELNADKKIEAHEEYHDGDDGFSLFAY from the coding sequence ATGAGGAGGAAGAGCACTGGCCCTGACTCCATTGCCGAGACGATCAAGTGGTGGAAGGAGCAGAACCAGAAGCTCCAGGATGAGAGCGGTTCCAGGAAGGCGCCGGCCAAGGGTTCCAAGAAAGGGTGCATGACGGGCAAAGGAGGGCCTGAGAACGTCAACTGCGTGTACCGCGGTGTGAGGCAGCGGACGTGGGGCAAGTGGGTGGCGGAGATCCGCGAGCCCAACCGTGGCCGGAGGCTATGGCTGGGCTCCTTCCCTACTGCCGTGGAAGCTGCCCATGCATACGATGAGGCGGCAAAGGCCATGTATGGCCCCAAGGCACGTGTCAACTTCTCGGATAACTCTGCTGACGCCAACTCTGGCTGCACGTCGGCGCTTTCGTTGCTGGCATCTAGTGTACCGGTTGCCACGTTGCAACGGTCTGATGAGAAAGTGGAGACTGAGGTGGAATCTGTGGAGACTGAGGTCCATGAGGTGAAAACTGAAGGGAATGATGACTTGGGAAGTGTCCACGTTGCCTGCAAGACCGTGGACGTCATTCAATCTGAGAAGAGTGTGTTACACAAAGCAGGGGAAGTAAGTTATGATTACTTCAACGTTGAAGAGGTGGTTGAGATGATAATTATAGAATTGAATGCTGATAAAAAAATTGAAGCACATGAAGAATACCATGATGGAGATGACGGGTTTAGCCTTTTTGCATATTAG
- the LOC8056573 gene encoding annexin-like protein RJ4 codes for MATITVPRVVPSPAEDAAALLKAFQGWGTDEQAVISILAHRDATQRKQIALEYEHKYSESLIQRLHSELSGDFERAVYHWMLDPAERQAVMANAATECIQEEYPVLVEIACANNSAAELVAVKKAYHALYKRSLEEDVAARATGNLRTLLLAVVSTYRYDGDDNVDMELARSEAKIVHEAVRNGGGGAAGGHDELIRVVGTRSKAQLRATFACFKDEHRSSVTKALPRGDDPTGYPRALRTAARCVADPSKYFAKVLRHATRESAGTDEDSLTRVVVVHAEKDDMGAICAAFQKRASCTLEQAIAKETSGDYRSFLLALLGS; via the exons atggCAACCATTACTGTTCCTCGAGTTGTCCCTTCTCCTGCTGAAGATGCCGCTGCTCTCTTGAAGGCTTTCCAAG GATGGGGCACCGACGAGCAGGCAGTGATATCCATCCTAGCTCACCGCGACGCCACTCAGAGGAAGCAGATCGCGCTGGAGTACGAACACAAGTACAGCGAGAGCCTAATCCAGCGCCTGCACTCTGAGCTCTCCGGCGATTTCGAG AGAGCAGTGTACCACTGGATGCTTGACCCCGCCGAGAGGCAGGCTGTGATGGCGAACGCCGCCACGGAATGCATCCAGGAGGAGTACCCTGTCCTCGTCGAGATCGCGTGCGCCAACAACTCCGCCGCGGAGCTCGTCGCCGTCAAGAAGGCCTACCATGCCCTCTACAAGCGCTCCCTGGAAGAAGACGTCGCCGCTCGTGCCACGGGCAACCTTCGCACT CTCCTGCTCGCCGTGGTGAGCACGTACAGGTACGACGGCGACGACAACGTGGACATGGAGCTAGCGCGGTCAGAGGCGAAGATCGTGCACGAGGCCGTgcggaacggcggcggcggggcggcgGGTGGGCACGACGAGCTCATCAGGGTGGTGGGCACCAGGAGCAAGGCGCAGCTCAGGGCCACGTTCGCCTGCTTCAAGGACGAGCACCGGAGCAGCGTCACCAAGGCGCTGCCGCGTGGCGACGACCCCACGGGGTACCCCCGCGCGCTGCGGACGGCGGCGCGGTGCGTCGCGGATCCCAGCAAGTACTTCGCCAAG GTGCTGAGGCACGCGACGCGCGAGTCTGCGGGGACCGACGAGGATAGCCTGAccagggtggtggtggtgcacgCGGAGAAGGACGACATGGGAGCCATCTGCGCCGCGTTCCAGAAGAGGGCGTCGTGCACCTTGGAACAGGCCATCGCCAAGGAAACCTCGGGGGACTACAGGAGCTTCCTGCTGGCTCTTCTTGGAAGCTAA
- the LOC8075102 gene encoding Golgi to ER traffic protein 4 homolog isoform X1 gives MSRSLSMRGSMRSRRDLPPPEKTIERLESMVDGGNFYEAQQMYKSTSARYITAQKYSEALDILQSGALVQLKHGQVTCGGELAVLFVETLITGEFPYSEQIFDRIRKMYEAFPRITVPHFLGDDYDDEGHQLSEAISAAKVRAESCSSFLKAAIRWSAEFGTSRNGSPELHVMLAEYIYSESPETDMTKVSSHFVRGNDPKKFASMLVNFMSKCYPGEDDTAIARGVLMYLSQENLRDANLLMDEMKEQLKSANSDFPKTDLIQFIKYLLPTLERDAYPLFRTLRQKYKTSTDRDPVFQELLDEIAAKFYNIQRQNPLEGLFSEMFKI, from the exons ATGTCGCGGTCCTTGAGCATGAGGGGGAGCATGAGGTCGCGCCGCGACCTGCCTCCTCCCGAGAAG ACAATTGAAAGGCTTGAGAGTATGGTGGATGGAGGAAATTTCTATGAAGCTCAACAAATGTACAAGTCAACCAGTGCAAG GTATATTACTGCTCAGAAGTATTCAGAAGCCTTGGACATCCTTCAATCAGGCGCTTTGGTACAATTGAAGCATGGGCAG GTTACCTGTGGTGGTGAACTTGCTGTCCTCTTTGTTGAAACCCTCATCACAGGAGAGTTTCCATATAGTGAACAAATTTTTG ATCGTATCAGAAAGATGTATGAGGCATTCCCAAGGATAACTGTTCCACATTTCCTTGGAGATGACTATGATGATGAGGGGCATCAATTATCTGAAGCTATTTCTGCTGCCAAAGTACGTGCAGAGAGTTGTTCATCATTCCTGAAAGCTGCAATCAG GTGGTCTGCTGAGTTTGGGACATCAAGAAATGGTTCTCCTGAGCTGCACGTTATGTTAGCAGAATACATATATTCAGAATCTCCAGAGACG GACATGACTAAAGTCTCAAGTCATTTTGTACGTGGAAATGATCCAAAAAAGTTCGCTTCTATGCTTGTGAACTTTATGAGCAAG TGTTACCCTGGTGAAGATGATACTGCAATTGCACGTGGGGTCCTAAT GTACCTATCTCAAGAGAACCTGAGAGATGCAAATTTACTTATGGATGAGATGAAGGAACAACTAAAATCTGCTAATTCGGATTTTCCGAAAACAGATTTGATTCAGTTCATCAAGTATCTTTTACCAAC GCTTGAGAGAGATGCTTACCCTCTTTTTAGGACACTTCGACAGAAGTATAAAACAAGTACAGATCGTGACCCTGTGTTTCAGGAG TTACTGGACGAAATAGCTGCAAAATTTTACAATATACAGCGCCAGAACCCTTTAGAAGGACTTTTCAGTGAAATGTTCAAG ATATAA
- the LOC8075102 gene encoding Golgi to ER traffic protein 4 homolog isoform X2, translating to MSRSLSMRGSMRSRRDLPPPEKTIERLESMVDGGNFYEAQQMYKSTSARYITAQKYSEALDILQSGALVQLKHGQVTCGGELAVLFVETLITGEFPYSEQIFDRIRKMYEAFPRITVPHFLGDDYDDEGHQLSEAISAAKVRAESCSSFLKAAIRWSAEFGTSRNGSPELHVMLAEYIYSESPETDMTKVSSHFVRGNDPKKFASMLVNFMSKCYPGEDDTAIARGVLMYLSQENLRDANLLMDEMKEQLKSANSDFPKTDLIQFIKYLLPTLERDAYPLFRTLRQKYKTSTDRDPVFQEI from the exons ATGTCGCGGTCCTTGAGCATGAGGGGGAGCATGAGGTCGCGCCGCGACCTGCCTCCTCCCGAGAAG ACAATTGAAAGGCTTGAGAGTATGGTGGATGGAGGAAATTTCTATGAAGCTCAACAAATGTACAAGTCAACCAGTGCAAG GTATATTACTGCTCAGAAGTATTCAGAAGCCTTGGACATCCTTCAATCAGGCGCTTTGGTACAATTGAAGCATGGGCAG GTTACCTGTGGTGGTGAACTTGCTGTCCTCTTTGTTGAAACCCTCATCACAGGAGAGTTTCCATATAGTGAACAAATTTTTG ATCGTATCAGAAAGATGTATGAGGCATTCCCAAGGATAACTGTTCCACATTTCCTTGGAGATGACTATGATGATGAGGGGCATCAATTATCTGAAGCTATTTCTGCTGCCAAAGTACGTGCAGAGAGTTGTTCATCATTCCTGAAAGCTGCAATCAG GTGGTCTGCTGAGTTTGGGACATCAAGAAATGGTTCTCCTGAGCTGCACGTTATGTTAGCAGAATACATATATTCAGAATCTCCAGAGACG GACATGACTAAAGTCTCAAGTCATTTTGTACGTGGAAATGATCCAAAAAAGTTCGCTTCTATGCTTGTGAACTTTATGAGCAAG TGTTACCCTGGTGAAGATGATACTGCAATTGCACGTGGGGTCCTAAT GTACCTATCTCAAGAGAACCTGAGAGATGCAAATTTACTTATGGATGAGATGAAGGAACAACTAAAATCTGCTAATTCGGATTTTCCGAAAACAGATTTGATTCAGTTCATCAAGTATCTTTTACCAAC GCTTGAGAGAGATGCTTACCCTCTTTTTAGGACACTTCGACAGAAGTATAAAACAAGTACAGATCGTGACCCTGTGTTTCAGGAG ATATAA